One genomic window of Arachis stenosperma cultivar V10309 chromosome 10, arast.V10309.gnm1.PFL2, whole genome shotgun sequence includes the following:
- the LOC130955857 gene encoding lariat debranching enzyme has translation MKIAVEGCMHGELDNVYKTLKHLEETQNIKIDLLLCCGDFQAVRNEQDLKSMNVPPKFRSMNSFWKYYSGLEVAPYPTIFIGGNHEASNYLWEMYYGGWAAPNIYFLGVAGVIKFGNVRIGGLSGIYNARHYKSGHFERPPYDQSTIRSVYHVREYDVHKLMQIEEPIDIFLSHDWPVRITDCGDWRELVRRKPFFKQEIEEGRLGSKAASQLLGKLKPQYWFSAHLHCKFAALVQHGEGGPLTKFLALDKCLPRRDFLQIVEIESEAGPYEIQYDEEWLAITRRFNSIFPLTPKGADFRGVNLEMDDCRQWVRSRLQQRGCKPFEFVKTAPCYDPSQSNFHGSFAGCPRNPQTESLLQFLDLPYLLDKNPESTDLSPYPSRSIGRGPVDYDSEDIPIDDLEDDDLSNVQDVETEL, from the exons atgAAGATAGCAGTGGAAGGGTGCATGCATGGCGAACTCGACAATGTCTACAAAACCCTCAAGCATCTCGAGGAAACCCAAAACATCAAAATCGATCTCCTCCTCTGCTGCGGAGATTTCCAG GCTGTTAGGAATGAGCAAGATTTGAAAAGCATGAACGTTCCCCCGAAATTCCGATCCATGAATTCGTTCTGGAAGTACTATTCTGGCTTGGAGGTTGCTCCTTATCCCACCATCTTCATCGGTGGCAACCATGAAGCCTCCAATTACTTGTGGGAAAT GTATTATGGAGGATGGGCTGCACCTAATATATATTTCTTGGGAGTTGCTGGGGTAATCAAGTTTGGGAATGTCCGAATTGGTGGGCTTTCCGGCATTTATAATGCTCGCCACTATAAATCAG GACACTTTGAGAGACCTCCCTATGATCAGAGCACCATCAGGTCCGTGTATCATGTTCGAGAATACGATGTTCACAAACTCATGCAAATTGAGGAACCGATTGATATCTTTCTTTCTCATGATTGGCCCGTGAGGATCACTGATTGTGGGGATTGGAGGGAGCTTGTACGGCGAAAGCCCTTTTTTAAGCAGGAG ATTGAGGAAGGAAGACTTGGGAGTAAAGCTGCTTCTCAACTTCTAGGTAAACTGAAACCACAATATTGGTTTTCTGCTCATTTACATTGCAAGTTTGCTGCTCTTGTTCAGCACGGGGAAGGAGGTCCGCTGACAAAATTCCTTGCACTTGATAAATGTCTTCCTCGGCGCGACTTCTTGCAG ATAGTGGAAATCGAATCAGAGGCAGGCCCTTATGAGATTCAGTATGATGAAGAATGGTTAGCCATAACAAGGAGGTTCAACTCTATATTCCCGCTGACACCCAAGGGTGCAGATTTCAG AGGTGTGAATCTTGAGATGGATGATTGTCGCCAATGGGTTAGAAGCAGGTTACAACAGAGAGGGTGCAAaccttttgaatttgttaaaaCTGCTCCGTGTTATGATCCTTCTCAATCCAATTTTCATGGTTCTTTTGCTG GTTGTCCTCGGAATCCTCAAACAGAATCTCTTTTACAGTTTCTTGACCTTCCATACCTCCTTGATAAGAATCCTGAATCAACTGACTTGTCACCTTATCCTTCTCGCTCCATTGGAAGAG GCCCTGTCGATTATGACAGTGAAGACATTCCTATTGATGATTTGGAAGATGATGATCTCTCAAATGTTCAAGACGTGGAAACTGAACTTTGA